A section of the Leptotrichia sp. HSP-342 genome encodes:
- the murJ gene encoding murein biosynthesis integral membrane protein MurJ, which translates to MFKSSFIVMIINMLSRILGLVREMIIGSVFGATGMTDAYFSATKIPNFFTTLFGEGSLGTVFIPIYNRGIEEQGKERTDEFVFSVLNLIVAFTSTMSILMILFSRQILKITTGFADPERFETANMLLKIVAFYFLFIALSGVVSSLLNNYKKFAVAASMGIVFNLTIIIGTLLLKNKMGIYGLGIAYLLSGVFQLAMMLPQFFQIMKTYKFTFNLKDEYVIEMFKLMIPTLIGIFGYQINEIIDNRFATMLPAGTASALNYASRLYLLPIGVFAISLAVVIFPTLSKAVVKNNMKTVRRVVHQGLYMLAFLIVPSSVVLFGYAQEIVTLIYKRGHFSEKSVVITSETLQFYAIGLLFFSTIHLLTRSHYVFKDRTLPVISSFTGIGINILLDWLLYKQYRHVGLTFATSFAAMVNFLILYTSLAKRYVKLRTFKYFVILIITFATSVISFYISKMIKLNILGRFSIAINLTVFTTIYLLIWFILISIFRKDLIEKMLKRVLNRG; encoded by the coding sequence ATGTTTAAATCTAGTTTTATAGTAATGATTATAAATATGCTAAGCCGCATTTTAGGACTTGTTCGTGAAATGATTATCGGAAGTGTATTTGGTGCAACAGGAATGACAGATGCATATTTTAGTGCCACAAAAATCCCAAACTTCTTTACAACATTATTTGGAGAAGGCTCTCTCGGTACAGTTTTTATCCCAATTTATAATCGTGGAATTGAAGAACAGGGAAAAGAGAGGACAGATGAATTTGTCTTTTCAGTATTAAATTTAATAGTTGCATTTACATCAACAATGTCAATATTAATGATTTTGTTTTCAAGACAAATTTTAAAAATAACAACAGGTTTTGCAGACCCTGAACGTTTTGAAACAGCTAATATGCTTTTAAAAATAGTTGCTTTTTATTTTTTGTTTATTGCACTTTCTGGAGTAGTATCATCGTTATTAAATAATTATAAAAAGTTTGCAGTGGCTGCATCAATGGGAATTGTTTTTAACTTAACAATTATAATCGGAACACTTCTTTTAAAAAATAAAATGGGAATTTATGGATTAGGAATAGCTTATTTGCTGTCAGGAGTTTTCCAGCTTGCTATGATGCTTCCACAGTTTTTTCAAATAATGAAAACATATAAATTTACATTTAACTTAAAAGATGAATATGTTATAGAAATGTTTAAATTAATGATTCCAACATTAATCGGAATTTTTGGCTATCAAATAAACGAAATTATAGACAACCGTTTTGCCACAATGTTGCCTGCAGGAACAGCCAGTGCCTTAAATTATGCAAGCCGGCTATATTTATTGCCAATTGGAGTTTTTGCAATTTCATTGGCAGTAGTGATATTTCCTACATTATCAAAGGCTGTAGTAAAAAATAATATGAAGACAGTAAGAAGAGTAGTTCATCAAGGATTATATATGTTAGCATTTTTAATCGTTCCTTCTTCAGTTGTATTATTTGGTTATGCACAGGAAATTGTGACATTAATTTACAAAAGAGGGCATTTTAGTGAAAAAAGTGTAGTAATAACTTCTGAAACATTGCAATTTTATGCAATCGGACTATTATTTTTCTCAACAATACACCTTCTTACAAGAAGCCATTATGTATTCAAGGATAGAACTTTGCCAGTAATTTCTTCGTTTACAGGAATTGGAATTAATATTCTTTTGGACTGGCTGCTATACAAACAATATCGACATGTTGGACTTACATTTGCAACATCATTTGCCGCAATGGTAAATTTCCTAATTTTATATACTTCACTTGCAAAACGATATGTAAAATTAAGGACTTTCAAATATTTTGTAATACTTATAATCACGTTTGCTACCTCAGTAATTTCATTTTATATTTCAAAAATGATAAAATTGAATATATTGGGGAGATTCAGCATTGCTATTAATTTAACGGTATTTACCACAATTTATCTGTTAATCTGGTTTATTTTAATTTCAATTTTTAGAAAAGATTTAATTGAAAAAATGCTAAAAAGAGTTTTGAATAGAGGATAA
- a CDS encoding helicase produces the protein MIQEKIRYTKTGKRIEVYEFKAKLHQKVVMSKNQFEEHIFPKHPEISLKIIKEVLENPDFVTKQSKSRKEHFYQKKIGKLNYFVVISQHKNVKKLRFVLTAFMAKDINFLKEKNIHYRYKK, from the coding sequence ATGATACAGGAAAAAATTAGGTATACAAAGACAGGTAAACGAATAGAAGTTTACGAATTTAAAGCTAAACTGCATCAAAAAGTAGTAATGAGTAAAAATCAGTTTGAAGAACATATTTTTCCAAAACATCCTGAAATCTCATTGAAAATAATAAAAGAAGTATTAGAAAATCCAGATTTTGTAACAAAACAGTCAAAATCCCGAAAAGAACATTTTTATCAAAAAAAAATTGGAAAATTGAATTATTTTGTAGTAATTTCCCAACATAAAAATGTAAAAAAATTAAGATTTGTATTAACAGCTTTTATGGCAAAAGATATAAACTTTTTGAAAGAAAAAAATATACATTACAGATATAAAAAATAA
- a CDS encoding tyrosine-type recombinase/integrase, translating to MPVYYNADKKTWYAMFYAKDYKGLNKKYKKTGFKKKKEAQDYEYEFKKKIAKSMNMSFQSLYELYFEDYSKRHKSTAVNTVETYFRLHILPFFDKIEINKITPFMIREWQNQMLEKEHKNGQLFSENSKSNIYAALKSMFNWATKYQGLNENPCKNMGSFGSKKNRSEMKIWSLNDFEKFIEILKLKNKEKNGKYSDSIIVFKILFWTGLRIGELLALSKNDVNLEEKFIDVNKTFSRINKKDYITTPKTLGSIRKVLLPETLISDLQLYFSETLKINQNKKNINSARIFNLKSSQLRYILEKYSLQANLPKIRLHDFRHSHASYLLFIQADITAISKRLGHDNLQTTINTYSHMYKDANTQLMEKLNK from the coding sequence GTGCCGGTTTATTACAATGCGGATAAAAAGACTTGGTATGCTATGTTTTACGCTAAGGATTATAAGGGTTTGAATAAGAAGTATAAAAAGACTGGGTTTAAAAAGAAAAAGGAGGCTCAGGATTACGAATACGAATTTAAAAAAAAGATTGCTAAGTCTATGAATATGTCATTTCAATCATTATATGAACTTTATTTTGAAGATTATAGCAAGAGACACAAGTCTACTGCGGTCAATACTGTAGAAACATATTTCCGTTTGCATATTTTACCATTTTTTGATAAAATTGAAATAAATAAGATTACTCCTTTTATGATTAGAGAATGGCAGAACCAGATGTTAGAAAAAGAACACAAAAACGGACAACTGTTTAGCGAAAATTCTAAATCTAATATTTATGCAGCATTGAAAAGCATGTTTAACTGGGCTACGAAATATCAAGGACTAAATGAAAATCCTTGTAAAAATATGGGATCTTTTGGAAGTAAGAAAAATCGTTCAGAAATGAAAATTTGGTCTTTGAACGATTTTGAAAAGTTTATTGAAATTTTAAAGTTAAAAAATAAAGAGAAAAATGGAAAATATTCTGATTCTATTATTGTATTTAAAATTTTGTTTTGGACCGGACTTAGAATTGGTGAACTTTTGGCTCTTTCTAAAAATGATGTTAATTTGGAAGAAAAATTTATTGACGTGAATAAAACTTTTTCACGTATAAATAAAAAGGATTATATCACTACTCCAAAAACTCTAGGCTCTATAAGAAAAGTTTTGTTGCCAGAAACTCTTATTTCAGATTTACAATTATATTTTTCTGAAACTTTAAAAATAAATCAAAATAAAAAAAATATAAATAGTGCTAGAATTTTTAATTTAAAAAGTTCACAACTTAGATACATTCTAGAGAAATACAGTTTACAAGCAAATTTGCCAAAAATACGCCTTCACGACTTTAGGCATTCTCACGCTTCGTATTTATTATTTATCCAAGCCGACATTACTGCTATCAGCAAACGACTGGGACATGATAATTTACAAACTACGATAAATACATATTCTCATATGTATAAGGATGCAAATACTCAATTAATGGAAAAATTAAATAAATAA
- a CDS encoding DUF3427 domain-containing protein — MSILAKKSEPNNLINTEEKNDNFLEITEYKENLEFEVLETFSEKISDFIGKNDYQKVIEFTEKQLYLLNQAFTDKSEKIKTQNTDFHFELPLKRKNSDIIGNINELIINEKVKFRNFFIYLKQELLNCKKFYFIVSFIKYSGIQLLISTLDELEKQGIQGEIITSVYLNITDSKALRKLLSYKNIKVKIYNNSSESFHTKAYLFEKEKYHSVIIGSSNISQSALYSAEEWNVKLTDSSFFNIYEKSLNQFEKLWHSNEAIELTEDFIDEYEKYKKSINTQNTFDYRKTKITQKDEFVPNSMQKRVLEKLEETRENGNKKGLVISATGTGKTYLAAMDIKQFFEIDSNNENKLFEINDGNSKNSNIKFLFIAHREELLENAINVFSRILKIDKNEFGRIYGGLKEINKSMIFASIQSLRNCYNEFKHNFFDYTIVDEFHHSMSDSYLKTLSYFQSKFLLGLTATPKRMDGKDILSLCDYNVVDEIGIKEALEEDLIVPFHYFGVNDYMINYDNIPYKNGKYNEKVLLENLLLNTRTDYIVEKINKFGFDGDKLSAIAFCQNIEHAFFMKEEFTNKSYKSAVITANTSSNERSEILDKFKNKKIEILCVVDILNEGIDIPTINLLLFLRPTMSSTIFIQQIGRGLRKAENKDFVTIIDFIGNHKKDYLLINYFSNEVDNKDTLFTKKEKIINEIKNQFSNIPKSCYVELDRVCQNRIIEKIEKINFSSKNILKDLYLNYKEEIGKSENEILKVSDFDTNIELFQELSLKLGSFYNAQLQFENPEILKMNKISLNSEEIEFLEYLEKKLTLVEPFTYLIINYLINNEFITSEIIINEYKNYFNIKNNFEKEYVVNRIFRELIEDKILEQNSKNNNLFKISENYRKIFQNIDKVDDKNEINLKLINLDNSQNSNYNFKIRLKELLYLGLSEFKKSNNLSIFNENILIPYKKYKRIELQILLDSKVPKGSWRAGYANTDKDICLFATIDKTHILQENLKYDNSLFADNLIQWISQPKTAHNSSVGKMFTNHSELGYNVHIFIRKYAFMNNNKTNPFIYLGKANYYKSYGDKPMRILWKLDEKIPQELIYELYNLS; from the coding sequence ATGAGTATTTTAGCAAAAAAATCTGAGCCAAATAATTTAATAAATACAGAAGAAAAAAATGATAATTTTTTAGAAATAACTGAATACAAGGAAAATTTAGAATTTGAAGTTCTGGAAACTTTTTCAGAAAAAATTTCTGATTTTATTGGGAAAAATGATTATCAAAAAGTTATTGAATTTACTGAAAAACAGTTGTATTTATTAAATCAGGCATTTACAGATAAATCAGAAAAAATAAAAACTCAAAATACTGATTTTCACTTTGAGTTACCATTAAAACGAAAAAATAGCGATATAATCGGAAATATAAATGAACTAATTATAAACGAAAAAGTAAAGTTTCGTAATTTTTTTATTTATTTAAAACAGGAATTATTAAACTGTAAAAAATTCTATTTTATAGTAAGTTTTATAAAATACTCAGGTATACAGCTTTTAATAAGTACTTTAGATGAACTTGAAAAACAAGGCATTCAAGGGGAAATTATAACATCTGTTTATCTAAATATTACTGACTCAAAGGCGTTGCGAAAACTTTTGTCGTATAAAAATATAAAAGTAAAAATTTACAATAATTCAAGCGAGAGTTTTCACACAAAAGCATATTTATTTGAAAAGGAAAAATATCATAGTGTTATAATTGGCTCGTCTAATATTAGCCAAAGCGCTTTATATTCAGCAGAAGAATGGAATGTGAAACTGACAGACAGCAGTTTTTTTAATATTTATGAAAAATCATTAAACCAATTTGAGAAATTGTGGCACAGTAATGAAGCAATAGAATTGACAGAAGATTTTATTGATGAATATGAAAAATATAAAAAATCTATAAATACACAAAATACATTTGATTATAGAAAAACAAAAATAACACAAAAAGATGAATTTGTTCCAAATAGCATGCAAAAAAGAGTTTTGGAAAAGTTGGAGGAAACAAGAGAAAATGGCAATAAAAAAGGACTCGTGATTTCTGCAACTGGTACAGGGAAAACTTACCTTGCTGCAATGGATATAAAACAATTTTTTGAAATTGATTCTAATAATGAAAATAAACTATTTGAAATAAATGATGGAAACTCCAAAAATTCAAATATAAAATTTTTATTTATCGCCCATCGTGAAGAATTGCTGGAAAATGCAATAAATGTCTTTTCGAGAATTCTCAAAATTGATAAAAATGAATTTGGAAGAATTTACGGTGGCTTAAAAGAAATTAATAAAAGCATGATTTTTGCTTCTATTCAATCATTAAGAAATTGTTACAATGAATTTAAACATAATTTCTTTGATTATACCATAGTTGACGAATTTCATCATTCAATGTCAGACAGTTATTTAAAGACGCTATCATATTTTCAGAGTAAATTTTTGCTAGGTTTGACAGCAACTCCGAAACGTATGGATGGCAAAGATATTCTCTCACTTTGTGACTATAATGTTGTTGATGAAATTGGAATAAAAGAGGCTTTGGAAGAGGATTTGATTGTGCCTTTTCATTATTTTGGTGTAAATGATTACATGATTAATTATGATAACATTCCTTACAAAAATGGGAAATATAATGAAAAAGTATTATTAGAAAATTTATTACTGAACACACGTACCGATTATATTGTTGAAAAAATAAATAAGTTTGGTTTTGATGGTGATAAATTAAGTGCTATCGCATTTTGCCAAAATATAGAGCATGCTTTTTTCATGAAAGAAGAATTTACAAACAAAAGCTATAAATCCGCTGTAATCACAGCAAATACAAGTTCAAACGAAAGATCAGAAATTTTAGACAAATTTAAAAATAAAAAAATTGAAATTTTATGTGTAGTAGATATTTTAAATGAAGGAATTGACATTCCAACAATTAATTTACTGCTATTTTTACGTCCTACAATGTCCTCAACGATTTTTATACAGCAAATTGGAAGAGGATTAAGAAAGGCTGAAAATAAAGATTTTGTTACAATTATTGATTTTATTGGAAATCATAAAAAAGATTATTTGCTAATAAATTATTTTTCAAATGAAGTTGATAATAAGGATACTTTATTTACTAAAAAAGAAAAAATTATAAACGAAATAAAAAATCAATTTTCAAATATTCCAAAATCATGCTATGTAGAATTGGATAGAGTTTGTCAAAACCGTATTATTGAAAAAATTGAAAAAATTAACTTCAGTTCTAAAAATATTTTAAAAGACTTGTATTTAAACTATAAAGAAGAAATTGGCAAATCTGAAAATGAAATTTTAAAAGTAAGTGATTTTGATACAAATATCGAATTATTTCAAGAATTATCCCTAAAATTAGGCTCATTTTATAATGCACAGTTACAATTCGAAAATCCTGAAATTCTAAAAATGAATAAAATATCTTTAAATTCAGAAGAAATTGAATTTTTGGAATATTTAGAAAAAAAATTGACACTTGTAGAGCCATTTACGTATTTAATTATAAATTATTTGATAAATAATGAGTTTATAACGTCAGAAATCATTATTAATGAGTATAAAAATTATTTTAATATAAAAAATAATTTTGAAAAAGAATACGTTGTAAACCGTATTTTTAGAGAATTAATTGAAGATAAAATTTTAGAACAAAATTCTAAAAATAATAATTTATTTAAAATCTCTGAAAATTACAGAAAAATATTTCAGAATATAGATAAAGTTGATGATAAAAATGAAATAAACCTAAAACTTATAAATTTAGATAATTCTCAAAATTCAAATTATAATTTCAAGATTCGTCTAAAAGAATTACTATATTTAGGATTGTCAGAATTTAAGAAAAGTAATAATTTATCGATATTTAATGAGAATATTCTGATTCCATACAAAAAATATAAAAGAATAGAACTCCAAATTTTGCTGGATTCCAAAGTGCCAAAAGGCAGCTGGAGAGCAGGTTATGCAAATACAGACAAGGATATTTGCCTTTTTGCAACAATTGACAAGACCCATATTTTACAAGAAAACTTAAAATACGATAATTCTTTATTTGCTGACAATCTAATTCAATGGATAAGCCAACCTAAAACAGCCCATAACTCAAGTGTCGGTAAAATGTTTACTAATCATAGTGAATTAGGGTATAATGTCCACATATTTATAAGGAAATATGCATTCATGAATAATAATAAAACAAACCCATTTATTTATCTAGGAAAAGCCAATTATTATAAAAGCTATGGAGATAAACCAATGAGAATTTTATGGAAGTTAGATGAGAAAATACCACAAGAGTTAATTTATGAATTGTATAATTTAAGTTAA
- a CDS encoding exonuclease domain-containing protein, with product MNKEKKLNKNIIFFDVETNGFQGSSVLSMSAIKVNYNSENSGEERNKWKKVSEFNRFYFRNEGEELNEGAVSVNGLTDDVILSERKSIIQNTGIEYPLTFKEDMDNFFLFCQDTSHFVAHNIKFDRSFVDFPLQNQFDTMLTNIDIVKVNGSSYGNYKWPKLMECANYYNIPFEESQLHGSYYDVLIMFRIFFKMMKHKTGNKRILEFLEKE from the coding sequence GTGAACAAAGAAAAAAAACTAAATAAGAATATAATATTTTTTGATGTTGAAACAAATGGATTTCAGGGAAGTTCAGTTTTGTCAATGTCTGCAATAAAAGTGAATTATAATTCTGAAAACTCTGGAGAAGAGAGAAATAAATGGAAAAAAGTGTCTGAATTTAACAGATTTTATTTCAGAAATGAAGGTGAAGAGTTAAACGAAGGTGCAGTAAGCGTAAATGGCTTGACAGACGATGTAATTTTAAGCGAAAGAAAGAGCATCATTCAAAATACAGGAATTGAATATCCTTTGACTTTTAAGGAAGATATGGATAATTTCTTTTTATTCTGTCAGGACACAAGCCATTTTGTCGCCCATAACATAAAATTTGACAGAAGCTTCGTAGATTTTCCTTTGCAAAATCAATTTGATACAATGCTAACAAATATAGACATCGTCAAAGTAAATGGTTCTTCCTACGGAAATTACAAATGGCCAAAACTTATGGAATGTGCCAATTATTATAATATCCCATTTGAAGAAAGCCAGCTGCACGGCAGTTATTACGATGTTCTTATAATGTTTAGAATTTTCTTCAAGATGATGAAGCATAAGACCGGAAATAAACGAATTTTAGAATTTTTAGAAAAAGAATAA
- the lepA gene encoding translation elongation factor 4 produces MLDQKNKRNFSIIAHIDHGKSTIADRLLEQTGTVTQREMVDQLLDSMDLEREKGITIKAQAVTLKYKARNGETYELNLIDTPGHVDFIYEVSRSLAACDGALLVVDAAQGIEAQTLANVYLALENDLEILPVINKIDLPSADPDKVKLEIEEVIGLPADDAVLVSGKTGFGIEDLLESIIEHIPAPKGEINNPLKALIFDSHYDDFRGVITYIRIIEGKIAKGDRIKIMSTEKEFDVLEVGIFSPKMKEVDELTVGSVGYIITGIKSIKDTQVGDTITHVKNPTDTALEGYRPALSMVFAGIYPVSTDDYEDLREALEKLQLNDASLSYAPETSLALGFGFRCGFLGLLHMEIVVERLRREFNIDLISTAPSVKYNVTPEQGEMIVIDNPAEFPEGKKYIEEPYVKGTIIVPKDYVGNVMELCQEKRGTFLNMNYLDETRTMISYDLPLAEIVIDFYDKLKSRTKGYASFEYEMIGYKESDLVKVDILVSGNPVDAFSFIAHKDNAYYRGRAIVEKLKDVIPRQQFEIPLQAALGTKIIARETIKALRKNVLAKCYGGDITRKKKLLEKQKEGKKRMKAIGNVEIPQEAFLSVLKLND; encoded by the coding sequence ATGTTGGATCAAAAAAATAAAAGAAATTTTTCGATAATAGCACATATTGATCATGGAAAATCCACTATTGCGGACAGGCTTTTGGAGCAGACAGGAACTGTAACGCAAAGGGAAATGGTGGATCAGCTGCTGGATAGCATGGATTTAGAAAGAGAAAAAGGGATAACGATTAAGGCACAAGCAGTTACATTGAAGTATAAGGCTCGAAACGGGGAGACTTATGAGTTAAATTTAATTGATACGCCAGGACACGTTGATTTTATTTACGAAGTGTCAAGATCGCTTGCAGCTTGTGACGGGGCCTTGCTTGTAGTTGACGCCGCACAGGGAATTGAAGCACAGACATTGGCAAATGTGTATTTGGCTTTGGAAAACGATTTGGAAATATTGCCTGTAATAAACAAGATTGACTTGCCTTCAGCTGATCCTGACAAGGTTAAGCTAGAAATAGAGGAAGTTATTGGGCTTCCAGCAGACGATGCTGTTCTTGTTTCTGGAAAAACTGGATTTGGAATTGAAGATTTGCTGGAATCAATTATTGAACATATTCCCGCACCTAAAGGAGAAATTAACAATCCTTTGAAAGCGTTAATTTTTGACTCACATTATGATGATTTTAGAGGAGTTATAACGTATATTAGAATAATTGAAGGGAAAATTGCAAAAGGGGACAGAATTAAGATTATGTCTACCGAAAAAGAATTTGACGTATTAGAAGTTGGAATTTTCTCACCTAAAATGAAAGAAGTTGATGAATTAACAGTTGGCTCAGTTGGATATATTATTACGGGAATCAAATCTATCAAGGATACACAAGTTGGAGATACTATTACGCATGTGAAAAATCCGACAGATACAGCTCTTGAAGGTTATCGTCCTGCATTAAGTATGGTTTTTGCGGGAATTTATCCAGTTTCAACAGATGATTATGAAGATTTAAGGGAAGCATTGGAAAAATTACAGTTGAATGATGCTTCGTTATCTTATGCTCCAGAGACTTCACTTGCATTGGGATTTGGATTCAGATGTGGATTTTTAGGACTTTTGCACATGGAAATAGTTGTAGAAAGATTGCGTCGTGAATTTAACATTGATTTGATTTCAACAGCACCATCGGTTAAATATAACGTAACACCTGAACAAGGGGAAATGATTGTAATTGACAACCCTGCGGAATTTCCAGAAGGGAAAAAGTATATTGAAGAACCTTATGTAAAAGGGACAATTATTGTTCCAAAGGATTATGTTGGAAACGTAATGGAGCTTTGTCAGGAAAAAAGGGGAACTTTCCTTAACATGAATTACCTTGATGAAACTCGTACAATGATAAGTTATGACTTGCCACTTGCAGAAATAGTAATTGATTTTTATGATAAATTAAAATCACGTACAAAAGGGTATGCTTCATTTGAATATGAAATGATTGGATACAAGGAATCAGACTTGGTAAAAGTGGATATTTTGGTAAGCGGAAATCCAGTAGATGCTTTTTCGTTCATTGCTCATAAAGATAATGCCTATTACAGAGGGCGTGCAATCGTTGAAAAATTAAAAGATGTAATTCCAAGACAGCAGTTTGAAATACCATTGCAGGCTGCATTAGGTACAAAAATAATTGCAAGGGAAACAATTAAGGCACTTAGAAAGAACGTACTTGCAAAATGTTATGGTGGAGATATTACACGTAAGAAAAAATTATTAGAAAAACAAAAAGAAGGTAAAAAACGTATGAAGGCAATCGGAAATGTAGAAATACCGCAAGAAGCGTTTTTATCAGTATTAAAACTAAATGATTAA
- a CDS encoding YdcF family protein, whose amino-acid sequence MKNTIIISIKISIILFVFLFCFVHYFIIKEYTTDRKAVNENKKVDYVIILGARVKGEKPTKSLMERIKAATEYLKKNPEVKVIATGGQGKNENVAEGVAIKRELLKNGISEDRIVLEDKSKNTVENFRFSLEKIKNIENSKNILNNNEKNRKIKVLIVTNDYHIFRSKNIARKVGFDNEKYEIYGLPAKTPLISIPKSYFREFLSNVNYFIFQSGNQLKVK is encoded by the coding sequence ATGAAGAATACAATTATAATATCAATAAAAATTTCTATTATCTTATTTGTTTTTTTATTTTGCTTTGTGCATTATTTTATAATAAAAGAATATACAACTGATAGAAAAGCCGTAAATGAGAATAAAAAAGTAGATTATGTAATAATACTGGGAGCAAGAGTAAAAGGAGAAAAGCCGACTAAATCACTTATGGAAAGGATAAAGGCTGCAACGGAGTATTTAAAGAAAAATCCAGAAGTTAAGGTTATTGCAACTGGAGGACAAGGGAAAAATGAAAATGTGGCAGAAGGAGTGGCGATAAAAAGGGAACTTTTGAAAAATGGAATTAGTGAGGATAGAATTGTTTTGGAAGACAAATCTAAGAATACTGTTGAAAATTTTAGGTTTAGTCTTGAGAAGATAAAAAATATTGAAAATAGTAAAAATATTTTAAACAATAATGAAAAAAATCGAAAAATAAAAGTATTGATTGTAACGAATGATTATCATATTTTCCGTTCTAAAAATATTGCTAGAAAAGTTGGATTTGACAATGAAAAATATGAAATTTACGGACTTCCAGCGAAAACACCACTTATTTCCATACCAAAATCATATTTTAGAGAATTTTTGTCAAATGTAAATTATTTTATTTTTCAATCTGGGAATCAGTTAAAAGTTAAATAA
- a CDS encoding Txe/YoeB family addiction module toxin produces the protein MNKLWTDDGWADYLYWQSQDKKTLKRINELIKDIERNGVLNGIDKPEALKYRKGFSRRIDETNRLVYTIDENGVLWIISCRGHY, from the coding sequence ATGAATAAATTATGGACTGATGATGGCTGGGCAGATTATTTATATTGGCAATCTCAAGATAAAAAAACTTTAAAAAGGATTAACGAACTCATAAAAGATATTGAAAGAAATGGAGTATTGAATGGAATAGACAAACCTGAAGCTTTGAAATATAGAAAAGGATTTAGTCGAAGAATTGACGAAACTAACAGGCTTGTCTATACCATTGATGAAAATGGAGTTTTATGGATAATTTCCTGTAGAGGCCATTATTAA